From the Phyllopteryx taeniolatus isolate TA_2022b chromosome 16, UOR_Ptae_1.2, whole genome shotgun sequence genome, one window contains:
- the engase gene encoding cytosolic endo-beta-N-acetylglucosaminidase isoform X3: MECCLHQPVDSHNVNEVINYLPSPLPVKHYDADTTEPISCSLQTLDELFSWKQTEAYPFNVAVVPLAAREPALSSCLQRTLVSHDMMGGYLDDRFVQGTAAEAPYAFYHWQHIDIFNYFTHNLVSIPPAVWTNAAHKHGVLVLGTFITEWSDGEATCEAFLREEELYCEVADKLVEMSRHYGFDGWLINIENTLSEVAVQKTPLFLRYLTNQMHERVPGSMVLWYDSVIENGELKWQNELNQSNRVFFDACDGFFTNYNWTAQNLERMTDNNLPTGRQADIYVGVDVFARGKVVGGMFKTHKALEIIRKYNFSAAIFAPGWVYETQKKTEFRHNQDKFWALLKGNLSIHRPAVTLPFVSSFCQGFGNAVYCKGKCETKRNWFNLSAQEIQPWYYHEQLDGHGWVRSRACPEDAWNGGCSLLLDGLIPATRTSAVCAKLFSLHVPLSNTLVSIVYKSSSEVTVSLELKITDAALRTDEQNRDVKLISVSPVLLHEEHELIRQFPHLHENKNTGWNIRYSKLDLQGCILREVCVNIQLIGEPCDTTFSCRMGEIMFLDIASLHEAPEMVQDFCISDIVWLRGAGASPHSTSCCLYLNATLQWGYPTELVRHFKVYWRQLKGPNPGMSAGQLELLVEPVTWKGFQLPMSYWGRRSVSYSEID; this comes from the exons ATGGAGTGTTGTTTGCATCAGCCTGTGGACTCGCACAATGTTAATGAAGTCATCAATTATTTGCCTTCGCCATTACCAG TGAAACATTATGATGCTGACACAACTGAGCCAATTAGCTGTAGTCTTCAGACTTTGGATGAGCTGTTTTCATGGAAACAAACTGAGGCATACCCCTTTAATGTGGCAGTAGTCCCCCTGGCAGCACGAGAACCTGCACTGTCAAGTTGCTTACAGCGCACCTTGGTGTCTCATGACATGATGGGTGGATACCTAGATGACAG GTTTGTTCAGGGTACAGCTGCAGAAGCTCCATATGCCTTCTACCACTGGCAGCACATTGATATTTTCAACTACTTCACACACAATTTGGTGAGCATTCCCCCTGCAGTCTGGACCAATGCTGCACATAAACATGGAGTTCTTGTTCTTG GGACTTTCATCACAGAATGGAGTGACGGAGAAGCGACATGTGAGGCCTTCCTTCGAGAAGAAGAGCTGTATTGTGAAGTAGCTGATAAGCTAGTTGAAATGAGCCGTCATTATGGCTTTGATGGCTGGCTCATAAATATCGAGAACACTCTCAGT GAAGTTGCAGTGCAGAAAACGCCGTTGTTTCTACGCTATCTCACAAATCAGATGCATGAACGAGTCCCCGGCAGCATGGTCCTGTGGTATGACAGTGTCATTGAGAACGGAGAGCTAAAATGgcagaatgaattaaaccaaTCTAACAG GGTTTTTTTCGACGCATGTGATGGTTTCTTCACCAACTACAACTGGACAGCACAAAACCTGGAGCGGATGACTGATAACAATCTTCCCACTGGACGCCAGGCTGACATCTATGTGGGAGTGGATGTTTTTGCACGTGGCAAGGTGGTAGGAGGGATGTTTAAAACTCATAAG GCACTGGAAATCATCCGAAAGTACAACTTTTCCGCTGCAATCTTTGCTCCTGGTTGGGTGTACGAGacccaaaaaaagactgagtTTCGTCATAATCAGGATAA ATTCTGGGCTCTTCTGAAAGGCAACCTGTCCATTCATCGTCCAGCTGTGACCCTCCCCTTCGTTTCTTCCTTTTGTCAGGGCTTTGGCAATGCTGTCTATTGCAAAGGAAAG TGTGAAACAAAGAGGAATTGGTTCAACCTGTCTGCCCAGGAAATCCAGCCATGGTACTACCATGAGCAACTGGATGGTCATGGCTGGGTAAGGAGCCGTGCTTGCCCAGAGGATGCCTGGAATGGGGGCTGCTCATTGCTCCTCGACGGTCTCATCCCGGCCACACGGACTTCTGCAGTCTGTGCTAA GCTCTTCTCTCTCCATGTGCCTCTATCGAATACCCTGGTCAGCATTGTCTACAAGTCGTCCTCTGAAGTCACAGTTTCGCTGGAGCTCAAGATAACTGATGCTGCACTTAGGACAGACGAGCAGAACCGGGATGTCAAAT TAATAAGTGTGTCTCCAGTTCTACTCCATGAAGAACATGAATTAATTCGGCAGTTTCCCCATCTACATGAAAATAAGAATACGGGTTGGAATATCAG GTATTCAAAGTTGGACCTGCAAGGCTGTATTCTTCGAGAAGTTTGTGTTAACATCCAGCTGATCGGAGAGCCTTGTGACACGACTTTCAGCTGCAGGATGGGAGAAATAATG TTCCTAGACATAGCCAGTCTACACGAGGCCCCCGAGATGGTTCAGGATTTTTGTATTTCTGACATCGTGTGGCTGCGTGGTGCCGGTGCTTCTCCGCACTCCACCTCCTGCTGCTTGTATCTCAACGCAACGCTACAATGGGGCTACCCGACCGAGCTCGTACGTCATTTCAAGGTGTACTGGCGCCAGCTGAAAGGTCCGAATCCCGGAATGTCTGCAG GCCAGC
- the engase gene encoding cytosolic endo-beta-N-acetylglucosaminidase isoform X2: MECCLHQPVDSHNVNEVINYLPSPLPVKHYDADTTEPISCSLQTLDELFSWKQTEAYPFNVAVVPLAAREPALSSCLQRTLVSHDMMGGYLDDRFVQGTAAEAPYAFYHWQHIDIFNYFTHNLVSIPPAVWTNAAHKHGVLVLGTFITEWSDGEATCEAFLREEELYCEVADKLVEMSRHYGFDGWLINIENTLSEVAVQKTPLFLRYLTNQMHERVPGSMVLWYDSVIENGELKWQNELNQSNRVFFDACDGFFTNYNWTAQNLERMTDNNLPTGRQADIYVGVDVFARGKVVGGMFKTHKALEIIRKYNFSAAIFAPGWVYETQKKTEFRHNQDKFWALLKGNLSIHRPAVTLPFVSSFCQGFGNAVYCKGKEIQPWYYHEQLDGHGWVRSRACPEDAWNGGCSLLLDGLIPATRTSAVCAKLFSLHVPLSNTLVSIVYKSSSEVTVSLELKITDAALRTDEQNRDVKLISVSPVLLHEEHELIRQFPHLHENKNTGWNIRYSKLDLQGCILREVCVNIQLIGEPCDTTFSCRMGEIMFLDIASLHEAPEMVQDFCISDIVWLRGAGASPHSTSCCLYLNATLQWGYPTELVRHFKVYWRQLKGPNPGMSAGEPVVVGRAYSKLYRITELAVLEPPGQLELLVEPVTWKGFQLPMSYWGRRSVSYSEID; encoded by the exons ATGGAGTGTTGTTTGCATCAGCCTGTGGACTCGCACAATGTTAATGAAGTCATCAATTATTTGCCTTCGCCATTACCAG TGAAACATTATGATGCTGACACAACTGAGCCAATTAGCTGTAGTCTTCAGACTTTGGATGAGCTGTTTTCATGGAAACAAACTGAGGCATACCCCTTTAATGTGGCAGTAGTCCCCCTGGCAGCACGAGAACCTGCACTGTCAAGTTGCTTACAGCGCACCTTGGTGTCTCATGACATGATGGGTGGATACCTAGATGACAG GTTTGTTCAGGGTACAGCTGCAGAAGCTCCATATGCCTTCTACCACTGGCAGCACATTGATATTTTCAACTACTTCACACACAATTTGGTGAGCATTCCCCCTGCAGTCTGGACCAATGCTGCACATAAACATGGAGTTCTTGTTCTTG GGACTTTCATCACAGAATGGAGTGACGGAGAAGCGACATGTGAGGCCTTCCTTCGAGAAGAAGAGCTGTATTGTGAAGTAGCTGATAAGCTAGTTGAAATGAGCCGTCATTATGGCTTTGATGGCTGGCTCATAAATATCGAGAACACTCTCAGT GAAGTTGCAGTGCAGAAAACGCCGTTGTTTCTACGCTATCTCACAAATCAGATGCATGAACGAGTCCCCGGCAGCATGGTCCTGTGGTATGACAGTGTCATTGAGAACGGAGAGCTAAAATGgcagaatgaattaaaccaaTCTAACAG GGTTTTTTTCGACGCATGTGATGGTTTCTTCACCAACTACAACTGGACAGCACAAAACCTGGAGCGGATGACTGATAACAATCTTCCCACTGGACGCCAGGCTGACATCTATGTGGGAGTGGATGTTTTTGCACGTGGCAAGGTGGTAGGAGGGATGTTTAAAACTCATAAG GCACTGGAAATCATCCGAAAGTACAACTTTTCCGCTGCAATCTTTGCTCCTGGTTGGGTGTACGAGacccaaaaaaagactgagtTTCGTCATAATCAGGATAA ATTCTGGGCTCTTCTGAAAGGCAACCTGTCCATTCATCGTCCAGCTGTGACCCTCCCCTTCGTTTCTTCCTTTTGTCAGGGCTTTGGCAATGCTGTCTATTGCAAAGGAAAG GAAATCCAGCCATGGTACTACCATGAGCAACTGGATGGTCATGGCTGGGTAAGGAGCCGTGCTTGCCCAGAGGATGCCTGGAATGGGGGCTGCTCATTGCTCCTCGACGGTCTCATCCCGGCCACACGGACTTCTGCAGTCTGTGCTAA GCTCTTCTCTCTCCATGTGCCTCTATCGAATACCCTGGTCAGCATTGTCTACAAGTCGTCCTCTGAAGTCACAGTTTCGCTGGAGCTCAAGATAACTGATGCTGCACTTAGGACAGACGAGCAGAACCGGGATGTCAAAT TAATAAGTGTGTCTCCAGTTCTACTCCATGAAGAACATGAATTAATTCGGCAGTTTCCCCATCTACATGAAAATAAGAATACGGGTTGGAATATCAG GTATTCAAAGTTGGACCTGCAAGGCTGTATTCTTCGAGAAGTTTGTGTTAACATCCAGCTGATCGGAGAGCCTTGTGACACGACTTTCAGCTGCAGGATGGGAGAAATAATG TTCCTAGACATAGCCAGTCTACACGAGGCCCCCGAGATGGTTCAGGATTTTTGTATTTCTGACATCGTGTGGCTGCGTGGTGCCGGTGCTTCTCCGCACTCCACCTCCTGCTGCTTGTATCTCAACGCAACGCTACAATGGGGCTACCCGACCGAGCTCGTACGTCATTTCAAGGTGTACTGGCGCCAGCTGAAAGGTCCGAATCCCGGAATGTCTGCAGGTGAGCCGGTTGTGGTCGGCCGGGCATATTCAAAACTTTATAGGATAACCGAACTCGCAGTGCTTGAGCCCCCAGGCCAGC
- the engase gene encoding cytosolic endo-beta-N-acetylglucosaminidase isoform X5 — protein sequence MECCLHQPVDSHNVNEVINYLPSPLPVKHYDADTTEPISCSLQTLDELFSWKQTEAYPFNVAVVPLAAREPALSSCLQRTLVSHDMMGGYLDDRFVQGTAAEAPYAFYHWQHIDIFNYFTHNLVSIPPAVWTNAAHKHGVLVLGTFITEWSDGEATCEAFLREEELYCEVADKLVEMSRHYGFDGWLINIENTLSEVAVQKTPLFLRYLTNQMHERVPGSMVLWYDSVIENGELKWQNELNQSNRFWALLKGNLSIHRPAVTLPFVSSFCQGFGNAVYCKGKCETKRNWFNLSAQEIQPWYYHEQLDGHGWVRSRACPEDAWNGGCSLLLDGLIPATRTSAVCAKLFSLHVPLSNTLVSIVYKSSSEVTVSLELKITDAALRTDEQNRDVKLISVSPVLLHEEHELIRQFPHLHENKNTGWNIRYSKLDLQGCILREVCVNIQLIGEPCDTTFSCRMGEIMFLDIASLHEAPEMVQDFCISDIVWLRGAGASPHSTSCCLYLNATLQWGYPTELVRHFKVYWRQLKGPNPGMSAGEPVVVGRAYSKLYRITELAVLEPPGQLELLVEPVTWKGFQLPMSYWGRRSVSYSEID from the exons ATGGAGTGTTGTTTGCATCAGCCTGTGGACTCGCACAATGTTAATGAAGTCATCAATTATTTGCCTTCGCCATTACCAG TGAAACATTATGATGCTGACACAACTGAGCCAATTAGCTGTAGTCTTCAGACTTTGGATGAGCTGTTTTCATGGAAACAAACTGAGGCATACCCCTTTAATGTGGCAGTAGTCCCCCTGGCAGCACGAGAACCTGCACTGTCAAGTTGCTTACAGCGCACCTTGGTGTCTCATGACATGATGGGTGGATACCTAGATGACAG GTTTGTTCAGGGTACAGCTGCAGAAGCTCCATATGCCTTCTACCACTGGCAGCACATTGATATTTTCAACTACTTCACACACAATTTGGTGAGCATTCCCCCTGCAGTCTGGACCAATGCTGCACATAAACATGGAGTTCTTGTTCTTG GGACTTTCATCACAGAATGGAGTGACGGAGAAGCGACATGTGAGGCCTTCCTTCGAGAAGAAGAGCTGTATTGTGAAGTAGCTGATAAGCTAGTTGAAATGAGCCGTCATTATGGCTTTGATGGCTGGCTCATAAATATCGAGAACACTCTCAGT GAAGTTGCAGTGCAGAAAACGCCGTTGTTTCTACGCTATCTCACAAATCAGATGCATGAACGAGTCCCCGGCAGCATGGTCCTGTGGTATGACAGTGTCATTGAGAACGGAGAGCTAAAATGgcagaatgaattaaaccaaTCTAACAG ATTCTGGGCTCTTCTGAAAGGCAACCTGTCCATTCATCGTCCAGCTGTGACCCTCCCCTTCGTTTCTTCCTTTTGTCAGGGCTTTGGCAATGCTGTCTATTGCAAAGGAAAG TGTGAAACAAAGAGGAATTGGTTCAACCTGTCTGCCCAGGAAATCCAGCCATGGTACTACCATGAGCAACTGGATGGTCATGGCTGGGTAAGGAGCCGTGCTTGCCCAGAGGATGCCTGGAATGGGGGCTGCTCATTGCTCCTCGACGGTCTCATCCCGGCCACACGGACTTCTGCAGTCTGTGCTAA GCTCTTCTCTCTCCATGTGCCTCTATCGAATACCCTGGTCAGCATTGTCTACAAGTCGTCCTCTGAAGTCACAGTTTCGCTGGAGCTCAAGATAACTGATGCTGCACTTAGGACAGACGAGCAGAACCGGGATGTCAAAT TAATAAGTGTGTCTCCAGTTCTACTCCATGAAGAACATGAATTAATTCGGCAGTTTCCCCATCTACATGAAAATAAGAATACGGGTTGGAATATCAG GTATTCAAAGTTGGACCTGCAAGGCTGTATTCTTCGAGAAGTTTGTGTTAACATCCAGCTGATCGGAGAGCCTTGTGACACGACTTTCAGCTGCAGGATGGGAGAAATAATG TTCCTAGACATAGCCAGTCTACACGAGGCCCCCGAGATGGTTCAGGATTTTTGTATTTCTGACATCGTGTGGCTGCGTGGTGCCGGTGCTTCTCCGCACTCCACCTCCTGCTGCTTGTATCTCAACGCAACGCTACAATGGGGCTACCCGACCGAGCTCGTACGTCATTTCAAGGTGTACTGGCGCCAGCTGAAAGGTCCGAATCCCGGAATGTCTGCAGGTGAGCCGGTTGTGGTCGGCCGGGCATATTCAAAACTTTATAGGATAACCGAACTCGCAGTGCTTGAGCCCCCAGGCCAGC
- the engase gene encoding cytosolic endo-beta-N-acetylglucosaminidase isoform X1: MECCLHQPVDSHNVNEVINYLPSPLPVKHYDADTTEPISCSLQTLDELFSWKQTEAYPFNVAVVPLAAREPALSSCLQRTLVSHDMMGGYLDDRFVQGTAAEAPYAFYHWQHIDIFNYFTHNLVSIPPAVWTNAAHKHGVLVLGTFITEWSDGEATCEAFLREEELYCEVADKLVEMSRHYGFDGWLINIENTLSEVAVQKTPLFLRYLTNQMHERVPGSMVLWYDSVIENGELKWQNELNQSNRVFFDACDGFFTNYNWTAQNLERMTDNNLPTGRQADIYVGVDVFARGKVVGGMFKTHKALEIIRKYNFSAAIFAPGWVYETQKKTEFRHNQDKFWALLKGNLSIHRPAVTLPFVSSFCQGFGNAVYCKGKCETKRNWFNLSAQEIQPWYYHEQLDGHGWVRSRACPEDAWNGGCSLLLDGLIPATRTSAVCAKLFSLHVPLSNTLVSIVYKSSSEVTVSLELKITDAALRTDEQNRDVKLISVSPVLLHEEHELIRQFPHLHENKNTGWNIRYSKLDLQGCILREVCVNIQLIGEPCDTTFSCRMGEIMFLDIASLHEAPEMVQDFCISDIVWLRGAGASPHSTSCCLYLNATLQWGYPTELVRHFKVYWRQLKGPNPGMSAGEPVVVGRAYSKLYRITELAVLEPPGQLELLVEPVTWKGFQLPMSYWGRRSVSYSEID, from the exons ATGGAGTGTTGTTTGCATCAGCCTGTGGACTCGCACAATGTTAATGAAGTCATCAATTATTTGCCTTCGCCATTACCAG TGAAACATTATGATGCTGACACAACTGAGCCAATTAGCTGTAGTCTTCAGACTTTGGATGAGCTGTTTTCATGGAAACAAACTGAGGCATACCCCTTTAATGTGGCAGTAGTCCCCCTGGCAGCACGAGAACCTGCACTGTCAAGTTGCTTACAGCGCACCTTGGTGTCTCATGACATGATGGGTGGATACCTAGATGACAG GTTTGTTCAGGGTACAGCTGCAGAAGCTCCATATGCCTTCTACCACTGGCAGCACATTGATATTTTCAACTACTTCACACACAATTTGGTGAGCATTCCCCCTGCAGTCTGGACCAATGCTGCACATAAACATGGAGTTCTTGTTCTTG GGACTTTCATCACAGAATGGAGTGACGGAGAAGCGACATGTGAGGCCTTCCTTCGAGAAGAAGAGCTGTATTGTGAAGTAGCTGATAAGCTAGTTGAAATGAGCCGTCATTATGGCTTTGATGGCTGGCTCATAAATATCGAGAACACTCTCAGT GAAGTTGCAGTGCAGAAAACGCCGTTGTTTCTACGCTATCTCACAAATCAGATGCATGAACGAGTCCCCGGCAGCATGGTCCTGTGGTATGACAGTGTCATTGAGAACGGAGAGCTAAAATGgcagaatgaattaaaccaaTCTAACAG GGTTTTTTTCGACGCATGTGATGGTTTCTTCACCAACTACAACTGGACAGCACAAAACCTGGAGCGGATGACTGATAACAATCTTCCCACTGGACGCCAGGCTGACATCTATGTGGGAGTGGATGTTTTTGCACGTGGCAAGGTGGTAGGAGGGATGTTTAAAACTCATAAG GCACTGGAAATCATCCGAAAGTACAACTTTTCCGCTGCAATCTTTGCTCCTGGTTGGGTGTACGAGacccaaaaaaagactgagtTTCGTCATAATCAGGATAA ATTCTGGGCTCTTCTGAAAGGCAACCTGTCCATTCATCGTCCAGCTGTGACCCTCCCCTTCGTTTCTTCCTTTTGTCAGGGCTTTGGCAATGCTGTCTATTGCAAAGGAAAG TGTGAAACAAAGAGGAATTGGTTCAACCTGTCTGCCCAGGAAATCCAGCCATGGTACTACCATGAGCAACTGGATGGTCATGGCTGGGTAAGGAGCCGTGCTTGCCCAGAGGATGCCTGGAATGGGGGCTGCTCATTGCTCCTCGACGGTCTCATCCCGGCCACACGGACTTCTGCAGTCTGTGCTAA GCTCTTCTCTCTCCATGTGCCTCTATCGAATACCCTGGTCAGCATTGTCTACAAGTCGTCCTCTGAAGTCACAGTTTCGCTGGAGCTCAAGATAACTGATGCTGCACTTAGGACAGACGAGCAGAACCGGGATGTCAAAT TAATAAGTGTGTCTCCAGTTCTACTCCATGAAGAACATGAATTAATTCGGCAGTTTCCCCATCTACATGAAAATAAGAATACGGGTTGGAATATCAG GTATTCAAAGTTGGACCTGCAAGGCTGTATTCTTCGAGAAGTTTGTGTTAACATCCAGCTGATCGGAGAGCCTTGTGACACGACTTTCAGCTGCAGGATGGGAGAAATAATG TTCCTAGACATAGCCAGTCTACACGAGGCCCCCGAGATGGTTCAGGATTTTTGTATTTCTGACATCGTGTGGCTGCGTGGTGCCGGTGCTTCTCCGCACTCCACCTCCTGCTGCTTGTATCTCAACGCAACGCTACAATGGGGCTACCCGACCGAGCTCGTACGTCATTTCAAGGTGTACTGGCGCCAGCTGAAAGGTCCGAATCCCGGAATGTCTGCAGGTGAGCCGGTTGTGGTCGGCCGGGCATATTCAAAACTTTATAGGATAACCGAACTCGCAGTGCTTGAGCCCCCAGGCCAGC
- the engase gene encoding cytosolic endo-beta-N-acetylglucosaminidase isoform X4 — protein MMGGYLDDRFVQGTAAEAPYAFYHWQHIDIFNYFTHNLVSIPPAVWTNAAHKHGVLVLGTFITEWSDGEATCEAFLREEELYCEVADKLVEMSRHYGFDGWLINIENTLSEVAVQKTPLFLRYLTNQMHERVPGSMVLWYDSVIENGELKWQNELNQSNRVFFDACDGFFTNYNWTAQNLERMTDNNLPTGRQADIYVGVDVFARGKVVGGMFKTHKALEIIRKYNFSAAIFAPGWVYETQKKTEFRHNQDKFWALLKGNLSIHRPAVTLPFVSSFCQGFGNAVYCKGKCETKRNWFNLSAQEIQPWYYHEQLDGHGWVRSRACPEDAWNGGCSLLLDGLIPATRTSAVCAKLFSLHVPLSNTLVSIVYKSSSEVTVSLELKITDAALRTDEQNRDVKLISVSPVLLHEEHELIRQFPHLHENKNTGWNIRYSKLDLQGCILREVCVNIQLIGEPCDTTFSCRMGEIMFLDIASLHEAPEMVQDFCISDIVWLRGAGASPHSTSCCLYLNATLQWGYPTELVRHFKVYWRQLKGPNPGMSAGEPVVVGRAYSKLYRITELAVLEPPGQLELLVEPVTWKGFQLPMSYWGRRSVSYSEID, from the exons ATGATGGGTGGATACCTAGATGACAG GTTTGTTCAGGGTACAGCTGCAGAAGCTCCATATGCCTTCTACCACTGGCAGCACATTGATATTTTCAACTACTTCACACACAATTTGGTGAGCATTCCCCCTGCAGTCTGGACCAATGCTGCACATAAACATGGAGTTCTTGTTCTTG GGACTTTCATCACAGAATGGAGTGACGGAGAAGCGACATGTGAGGCCTTCCTTCGAGAAGAAGAGCTGTATTGTGAAGTAGCTGATAAGCTAGTTGAAATGAGCCGTCATTATGGCTTTGATGGCTGGCTCATAAATATCGAGAACACTCTCAGT GAAGTTGCAGTGCAGAAAACGCCGTTGTTTCTACGCTATCTCACAAATCAGATGCATGAACGAGTCCCCGGCAGCATGGTCCTGTGGTATGACAGTGTCATTGAGAACGGAGAGCTAAAATGgcagaatgaattaaaccaaTCTAACAG GGTTTTTTTCGACGCATGTGATGGTTTCTTCACCAACTACAACTGGACAGCACAAAACCTGGAGCGGATGACTGATAACAATCTTCCCACTGGACGCCAGGCTGACATCTATGTGGGAGTGGATGTTTTTGCACGTGGCAAGGTGGTAGGAGGGATGTTTAAAACTCATAAG GCACTGGAAATCATCCGAAAGTACAACTTTTCCGCTGCAATCTTTGCTCCTGGTTGGGTGTACGAGacccaaaaaaagactgagtTTCGTCATAATCAGGATAA ATTCTGGGCTCTTCTGAAAGGCAACCTGTCCATTCATCGTCCAGCTGTGACCCTCCCCTTCGTTTCTTCCTTTTGTCAGGGCTTTGGCAATGCTGTCTATTGCAAAGGAAAG TGTGAAACAAAGAGGAATTGGTTCAACCTGTCTGCCCAGGAAATCCAGCCATGGTACTACCATGAGCAACTGGATGGTCATGGCTGGGTAAGGAGCCGTGCTTGCCCAGAGGATGCCTGGAATGGGGGCTGCTCATTGCTCCTCGACGGTCTCATCCCGGCCACACGGACTTCTGCAGTCTGTGCTAA GCTCTTCTCTCTCCATGTGCCTCTATCGAATACCCTGGTCAGCATTGTCTACAAGTCGTCCTCTGAAGTCACAGTTTCGCTGGAGCTCAAGATAACTGATGCTGCACTTAGGACAGACGAGCAGAACCGGGATGTCAAAT TAATAAGTGTGTCTCCAGTTCTACTCCATGAAGAACATGAATTAATTCGGCAGTTTCCCCATCTACATGAAAATAAGAATACGGGTTGGAATATCAG GTATTCAAAGTTGGACCTGCAAGGCTGTATTCTTCGAGAAGTTTGTGTTAACATCCAGCTGATCGGAGAGCCTTGTGACACGACTTTCAGCTGCAGGATGGGAGAAATAATG TTCCTAGACATAGCCAGTCTACACGAGGCCCCCGAGATGGTTCAGGATTTTTGTATTTCTGACATCGTGTGGCTGCGTGGTGCCGGTGCTTCTCCGCACTCCACCTCCTGCTGCTTGTATCTCAACGCAACGCTACAATGGGGCTACCCGACCGAGCTCGTACGTCATTTCAAGGTGTACTGGCGCCAGCTGAAAGGTCCGAATCCCGGAATGTCTGCAGGTGAGCCGGTTGTGGTCGGCCGGGCATATTCAAAACTTTATAGGATAACCGAACTCGCAGTGCTTGAGCCCCCAGGCCAGC